The following coding sequences are from one Geothrix sp. window:
- a CDS encoding CheR family methyltransferase — MDPLQAKQQMTLAEFRSLRDFIYAKSGIFFSESKQYFLENRLSKRIGELKLRTYGDYLSLLQGSQGAAELKRLFVEITTNETSFWRNPPQIEAFQNIVLPDAAKQARERGQSRLRIWSAACSSGEEPYTLAMICQDLKDTVLRGFTVEILGTDISEKVLAQAQDGVYNSYTLRNLTPDQLQRHFIPLGKDLFQVKPELQRLTSLRNFNLVDYPAYRQLGAFDVIFCRNVLIYFDESVKSQVLKGFHGQLHPKAYLLVGHSESIHAFNTGFELLHFSKAMGYRKRT, encoded by the coding sequence ATGGATCCACTCCAGGCCAAACAGCAGATGACCCTTGCCGAGTTCCGGAGCCTCCGGGACTTCATCTATGCCAAGTCGGGCATCTTCTTCAGCGAGTCCAAGCAGTACTTCCTGGAGAACCGGCTGAGCAAGCGGATCGGAGAGCTGAAGCTGCGCACCTACGGCGACTACCTCTCCCTGCTGCAGGGCAGCCAGGGGGCCGCGGAGCTGAAGCGGCTCTTCGTGGAGATCACCACCAACGAGACCAGCTTCTGGCGCAACCCGCCCCAGATCGAGGCCTTCCAGAACATCGTGCTCCCGGACGCGGCCAAGCAGGCCCGCGAGCGGGGGCAGAGCCGCCTGCGCATCTGGTCAGCGGCCTGCTCCAGCGGCGAGGAGCCCTACACCCTGGCCATGATCTGCCAGGACCTGAAAGACACGGTCCTGCGGGGCTTCACGGTGGAGATCCTGGGGACGGACATCAGCGAGAAGGTGCTGGCCCAGGCCCAGGACGGCGTCTACAACAGCTACACCCTGCGCAACCTGACGCCGGACCAGCTCCAGCGCCACTTCATCCCGCTGGGGAAGGACCTCTTCCAGGTGAAGCCCGAGCTTCAGCGGCTCACCAGCCTGAGGAACTTCAACCTGGTGGACTATCCGGCCTACCGGCAGTTGGGCGCTTTCGACGTGATCTTCTGCCGGAACGTCCTCATCTACTTCGACGAATCCGTCAAATCCCAGGTGCTCAAGGGTTTCCACGGCCAGCTCCACCCCAAGGCCTACCTGCTGGTGGGACACAGCGAAAGCATCCATGCTTTCAACACCGGTTTTGAGCTGCTGCACTTCAGCAAGGCCATGGGTTACCGGAAGCGGACCTGA
- a CDS encoding HpcH/HpaI aldolase family protein: MSGAAFQDRLRAGAQLLGTLVQIPHPAVAVHLARQGFDWLFLDGEHGGYGPAEVAATLRALGGSVPCLVRVPSLDGEILEAVATCGAEGLILPHVDTAAQAEAVVRQVRGRGLVVVQAESREAVAHIGAIAGVPGVDAVFVGPYDLTDSLGLPGQFEHPAFTAAVEAVAEACRSAHVPLGIFRMTAPEALTHVPQGFTLLATGLDTTLLEAGARGMLAELRG, translated from the coding sequence ATGTCGGGAGCCGCGTTCCAGGACCGCCTTCGCGCCGGTGCGCAGTTGCTGGGCACCCTCGTCCAGATTCCCCATCCCGCCGTGGCCGTCCACCTCGCCCGGCAGGGCTTCGACTGGCTCTTCCTGGACGGGGAGCACGGCGGCTACGGCCCCGCCGAGGTGGCCGCCACCCTTCGCGCCCTCGGCGGTTCGGTGCCCTGCCTGGTGCGGGTTCCCTCCTTGGATGGGGAGATCCTCGAGGCCGTGGCCACCTGCGGCGCAGAGGGTCTCATCCTGCCCCACGTGGATACGGCCGCCCAGGCCGAGGCGGTGGTCCGGCAGGTCCGGGGCCGGGGCCTGGTGGTGGTCCAAGCCGAATCCCGGGAGGCCGTGGCCCACATCGGGGCCATCGCCGGGGTGCCCGGCGTGGACGCCGTGTTCGTGGGTCCCTACGACTTGACCGACAGCCTGGGCCTCCCCGGACAGTTCGAGCACCCGGCCTTCACCGCCGCGGTGGAGGCCGTGGCGGAAGCCTGCCGGAGCGCCCACGTGCCCCTCGGCATCTTCCGCATGACGGCTCCCGAAGCCCTGACCCACGTGCCCCAGGGCTTCACCCTGCTGGCCACGGGCCTGGACACCACGCTGCTGGAGGCCGGGGCGCGGGGGATGCTCGCGGAGTTGCGGGGCTGA
- a CDS encoding GNAT family N-acetyltransferase — protein sequence MLTFRPIRPEDDPAVAAIIRQVMPEFGADGPGFAIHDPEVDHMSAAYSVPGAAYFVVVDGGDQVVGGAGIAALEGGEPGTCELRKMYFLPETRGQGMGETLLRHCLVVAQDLGYRTCYLETLSGMDQAIRLYGKLGFKPLCSPLGRTGHGGCDHWFARELA from the coding sequence ATGCTGACGTTCCGACCGATCCGCCCCGAGGATGATCCCGCCGTGGCGGCCATCATCCGCCAGGTCATGCCGGAGTTCGGCGCCGATGGCCCGGGCTTCGCCATCCACGACCCGGAAGTGGATCACATGAGCGCTGCCTATTCGGTACCGGGGGCGGCCTACTTCGTGGTGGTGGATGGGGGAGATCAAGTGGTGGGCGGCGCGGGCATCGCGGCCTTGGAAGGCGGCGAGCCCGGGACCTGCGAGCTGCGGAAGATGTACTTCCTGCCGGAAACCCGGGGACAGGGCATGGGTGAGACCCTGCTGCGGCACTGCCTGGTGGTGGCGCAGGACCTGGGGTACCGGACCTGCTACTTGGAAACCCTCTCCGGCATGGACCAGGCCATCCGCCTCTACGGCAAGCTCGGCTTCAAGCCCCTCTGCTCGCCCCTGGGTCGCACCGGCCACGGGGGCTGCGACCACTGGTTCGCCCGGGAGCTTGCGTGA
- a CDS encoding holo-ACP synthase, with protein MIVGLGTDLCPPSRWRHLVERFGAEKCAGRILHPEEAAYLLGGNRERLPERLAGRWALREAFGKALGQGLDGWSWKELRYVNGRLWAVGGLADLLTSRDIRVLHGSVSHDGDLALAVVILER; from the coding sequence GTGATCGTCGGCCTGGGAACGGATCTCTGTCCCCCCAGCCGCTGGCGCCACCTGGTGGAGCGCTTCGGGGCAGAGAAGTGCGCCGGGCGCATCCTCCATCCGGAGGAGGCCGCCTACCTGCTGGGGGGCAACCGGGAACGCCTGCCGGAGCGCCTGGCGGGGCGCTGGGCCCTGAGGGAGGCCTTCGGCAAGGCCCTGGGCCAGGGCCTGGACGGCTGGTCCTGGAAGGAGCTGCGCTACGTCAACGGCCGCCTCTGGGCCGTGGGGGGCCTGGCCGATCTACTGACTTCCAGGGACATCCGGGTCCTGCATGGCAGCGTCAGCCACGATGGGGACCTGGCCCTGGCGGTGGTCATCCTGGAGCGCTGA